A window of Castanea sativa cultivar Marrone di Chiusa Pesio chromosome 1, ASM4071231v1 contains these coding sequences:
- the LOC142635661 gene encoding serine/threonine-protein phosphatase 7 long form homolog, protein MVDDRVVDIIKALGLKGLLKTPGREIDHGLIMALVERWRPETHTFHMPHGEVTITLQDVEVLLGLPVDGEAITGSTQKEWSPEVVDPLLPNAEEDQLHKYARCYILALLGDTFFMDKSGDRVHLMWVQQLEGLRNPRMCSWGSACLAWFYRELCRASDKKASQIGGCLLLVQYWAWVRFPYLCQTVEHGPPVGAYGPPMRGPLSLKWLWVTNKKNRHTHVFLDRWCGSRMKLN, encoded by the exons ATGGTGGACGACCGAGTTGTTGACATTATTAAGGCACTTGGTTTGAAGGGACTCCTCAAGACCCCAGGTAGAGAGATTGACCATGGCCTGATAATGGCCTTAGTGGAGCGATGGCGGCCCGAGACTCACACCTTCCACATGCCACATGGTGAGGTCACCATCACATTGCAAGATGTGGAGGTTCTTCTCGGGCTTCCTGTTGATGGCGAGGCCATAACAGGGAGCACACAGAAAGAATGGAGTCCT GAAGTTGTCGATCCATTGCTGCCTAATGCTGAAGAGGATCAGCTGCATAAGTATGCacgatgctacatcctagcGCTACTAGGGGACACATTCTTCATGGACAAATCCGGCGATAGGGTGCATCTAATGTGGGTGCAACAGTTAGAAGGCCTTCGCAACCCACGAATGTGCAGTTGGGGAagtgcttgccttgcatggtttTACCGAGAGTTATGCAGGGCAAGCGATAAGAAAGCTAGTCAGATTGGTGGGTGCTTGTTattggtccagtattgggcatgggtcAGGTTCCCATATTTGTGCCAGACAGTTGAGCATGGCCCACCAGTGGGTGCTTATGGTCCTCCAATGCGTGGTCCACTGTCCCTGAA GTGGTTGTGGGtcacaaacaagaaaaacaggCACACCCACGTCTTCCTGGATAG GTGGTGTGGCAGCCGTATGAAGCTGAATTAG